The following DNA comes from Triticum aestivum cultivar Chinese Spring chromosome 3D, IWGSC CS RefSeq v2.1, whole genome shotgun sequence.
CTTTTCGGGTCGGAAATGACATCAGTAACATTACAAAGCAAAAGGCATAAAAACATTTGTGCTAGCCGTAATCATATGCTTGATGCTACCAACTACCAGCTGCCCTAGACTGTAGGAGACTACACAGGCAGTATGTCTGCTTATAGTTTTCTAGAGATGAAGAGATCAAGGATCATAGTGTCCCTCCACTCCTAGTCACATAATAACTTTTGATATCACAAAATTTTGCATTTCAGTTAGATAGCCGGTACTAAATTCTAACGAAAACACACTCATGAAGTATTGCCAAATACAATGGTCACAAAGCGAAAGTTGAGAGCTATCTTACCTCTGTCTGTCACCAAGGACATCGATCACTACGTAACCAGATGTTCGCTCAACAAGCACAATGCCATAAGATGCTGCAGCATAAGCTAGTGCCTGCTCATCAGGGGACTCACCCTGATAGTCAATCAACTTTTGTTTAGGATCTCTAGTGTCCAGGACAAGTGGCACAATTGTATTGCAGGCAGCAAGAGCAAGGAAGAATTCAAGGACAAGCTTTGCTTCCTCATTTGAGCTGTCATTGTTCAATAACTTCAAAAGCTGAGGGTCAGTCCTAACTGCCATTTTTGGTGTCCACAGAAGATCATCAACTGACCAAAACCAGCAAATAAGAGGTCTTATTAGGAAACAGCAACATCAAACAAGTAATATAAATTGAAGTCATCGTACCTACAACTGAGGACCCGCATGCAGGTTTGCCAGAACTGTAATCAACTCCGTGAATGGATGCACACATGAACTCCATCTTGTTCTCTGTCAGCGTCCCTGTCTTATCAGAGAAAACATACTTAATCTGCCCCAAATCCTCATTTATATTCAGAGCCCTGCACTGGAACCTGGACCTTGACGATTCGTCATACAAGTCATTGTCGGCGCCCATGAAATATGCTTGCCCAAGTCGTACCAACTCCATTGATATATACAATGAGATAGGAATGATGACCTGATACACTATGACGGCCATGAGGAATGTAACGAATATCTGCATTCCGATTCCATAGTAATTGTAGTTCTTCCCGGTTGTGTAATCCTTTTCTCTAAAGAATTGGGTGAACTCAAGCTCCCGCTGGTGATTCAGCAGCCAAATCCCTGCGAGCACTGATGCAGTTATGCACATCCCAATGAGCATAATGGACAATATGACTGTCTCCCGATTCAACTGAGTCTCCAAGCGGCTACGCTTGGATGGCGGCCCAGAGTTATTGAGCATGACCTTAGTCTCCTTTCCAGCATAAACCACAACCCCTATTGCCCAGGTGGTATTCTTGAGCTCACAACCACGGAGCACAATGTTGGACGGTCCGAGTGAGACACGCTTGCCGTCGATCTCCAAATTCGCCTGGAACCCATAAATGTTCCTGTTGGGCCGCTCGCAGTGCAGCATACCAGCTACGTGGCCGTCGTGAGAGAAACTCAACTGCGTCTCCTGCTTGGCATACCTCGTCTTGAGGTTGGTCTCCCCGTCAAGATTGACGGTCTGGACGTGCGCGAGGCCAGTGGGGTCACTAGTGGCGAGCAGTACCATGTCGGCGGGGAGCGTCTCGTTGGACGCGACGCGTACGACGTCCCCGACGCGTATGTGCTTCCATTTCTTGGGGAGGTACTCGCCGGCGGTTTGAGGCgcgaggacggcggcgaggcggtTGTTCTCCCTGCGGTCGGAGCGGTGGCGGCGGATGTCCTCGTAGGCGTCCTTGACAGCGGTGACGAAGAGCACGAAGGCCAGCGGGAGAACAGACGCGCCACGACCAAAGACGGCGACCTGGGGGAGCTGGTTGAGCACGGTGATGGCGAGGAAGTAGACGTACGACAGCCGTCGGAACTGCTCGAACAGGTTGCGCGGCAGGAAGGTGAGCGCGGAGTACTTGGCCGTCCGGACAGCGTtgccggcaaactccggcgagggCTCCCCCACAGCGACGGCGCGGTACTCACCCCCCTCGTGGAGCTCCCGCTCCGACGCGGACGGGTCGGGCTGGTCGCGGCGGGAGGGGCGGAAGGGGCCCGGGACCTCAACGGAGAAGCCCAGGTGGTCAGCGCGAACGGGAGGCTCCGGCTGCGACGGCGGGAGTTgcgacgccgccgccggcgggtGCGGGGAGGCGACGTCGATGAGCGGGCGCTCGGACGTCATGGGGGAGGTGGCGAGAACTATTGGGTGGTCTGAGCCATGGGCGGGGCGGATTTGGGTGGACGCCGGCGAGGTCAAAGCTGGCGGTGAGGTGAGGAGCTTGGAGAAGAAGCGGAGCCTTTACGGGTTCGAGAGTTTTCCGTTTGGGGGCTGGGGCGCGATTTGGGGAGACACGAGCAGGTTGGTGGCAAATTTGGAGGAGCCTCTCCCCTAATTGCCCGATTTCAAGAGGGATTCCAATCTCTCAAATTTCCGATTGATTTGTCACAAAATTAAGCCGCCTAGCCAGCCGTCGGATCCGATGGATGGTGGCCGTGCGATCTCAACAAACAGAGTCACTGTCTTCTTCCTCAACAAACAAAGTCGTTGTCTTCTTTCTCTGTTCTTCCATTCACCACGCCCATGATCCAGCGTCTTTACCTGTCGGCAATCTCGCagcaccggagccgccgtcgactgGTGCATCGCAGCACCGGAGCCGCCAGCAACTGCTGCATCGCAACACTGGGTGCTGCTCAAAATGCCAACACCCAGCGCAGCAGCATCCATGGCAACACCGGCGACGCTCCATTGCAATCCGTGGCGAGCTTCAACGGCCCCACGACGCTTCATTGCAGCCCCGATGGAACTTCAACGACTCACACGACGCTCCATTGCACCCTTCGGTAGCGCTCCGTTGCAACCCAGGGCGCACTTTCCTGCAGCACCGCGAGCGAAGCACGTTGCATCGGGCGCCGGCAGCACCACGAGCGCGTCGCGCTGGACATTGCTTTGCACCACCACGAGGGATGCCGCTCCGGCGAGAGATCCACAGCCAGCCGATAATGGAAGGCCAGCCGCAACCTGCCTACTGCAAGGGTCCATCCCACCATTCCAGCGCAGCGGCGGCCACTCGTGGTAGCAACAGCTCTGCCGaccggagaggaagaaggcgtggggaggTCGCCGTCCGCTGGCAGCAATCGGGGGACTCGCATCGCCGGCAATTGCTGCAAGTTGTGGCTCTGTGCTGAATTTGGGGAAAGAAAGAATGAGTGGTGGGGAAAGGAAAGCGCTAGAGGATAAGGATGGGCTGGGCTATCGATGTGTGTGGGAGTAAGACCAGGACGCGTGGCTCGCTAGAGACGCGGCTGATCTTTCCAGAAAATCATCCGGTTGAATTTAAGTGATTTCCATATTCTTTTCAATCTATTCGTCACATTAATTGTCATGGCAGTAAAAAAACACCTGAAGTAACAGAAATTGCATCCAAAATTGTAtacacctagcaacgactacaatcAGGGCATGTTCTAATGTCCTACAGCTTCTCAAAAACTTTTCAAATTCAGCTTCTTGCTTGGCTTCTCACTTCACGTGGTGCCGGGAAACCGTTCGGAAGCACTATAGCTTCGCCGGCAGCCCAGCTGGTGAGACTGCAAGCCTGTTTGGAAGAAGCCCATTGCGGGAGAGGAGGCTCGTTCATCAAGTTCTGCTGCTGGCTCAGAAGGGGTTCGAGAGGCATCAATGGTGTTCGGGCAAGCTCCTCCTTCCCATGGTGTTGCTGCTCCTCGCTGACAACGAGACTAGCGGCCCTGAGGATGGGATCCAGCAGGAAATGGGTTGGGATGGCTGAATCTGTAGGCGGAGGAGAGGATCCAGCCGGCGATGGGGGAGCAACCCTGGCGGCGCGACGGTGGGAGGGTTTGAGAGAGAGGACGAGGACGATGCGCGAACGTGGGACAAAGGAAAGGAAAATGTTTAGGTGAGGCCTCAAGGGGTTCGTGCGCCTCGAGGTGGTGGCATATTGATCGTTAATAGGTGGAATTTCATATTCTTCTAAACACAAAGCTTGGGTTTTCTTGCTTCACAAAATTGCACTATGGCCCAGGAGAGCTTCGAGAATTTTTGCTTCTTGAAGCTAATGCGTTCGGCATGATTTCCTCGGAGTCTCTGAAGCTG
Coding sequences within:
- the LOC123078182 gene encoding phospholipid-transporting ATPase 1, with translation MTSERPLIDVASPHPPAAASQLPPSQPEPPVRADHLGFSVEVPGPFRPSRRDQPDPSASERELHEGGEYRAVAVGEPSPEFAGNAVRTAKYSALTFLPRNLFEQFRRLSYVYFLAITVLNQLPQVAVFGRGASVLPLAFVLFVTAVKDAYEDIRRHRSDRRENNRLAAVLAPQTAGEYLPKKWKHIRVGDVVRVASNETLPADMVLLATSDPTGLAHVQTVNLDGETNLKTRYAKQETQLSFSHDGHVAGMLHCERPNRNIYGFQANLEIDGKRVSLGPSNIVLRGCELKNTTWAIGVVVYAGKETKVMLNNSGPPSKRSRLETQLNRETVILSIMLIGMCITASVLAGIWLLNHQRELEFTQFFREKDYTTGKNYNYYGIGMQIFVTFLMAVIVYQVIIPISLYISMELVRLGQAYFMGADNDLYDESSRSRFQCRALNINEDLGQIKYVFSDKTGTLTENKMEFMCASIHGVDYSSGKPACGSSVVVDDLLWTPKMAVRTDPQLLKLLNNDSSNEEAKLVLEFFLALAACNTIVPLVLDTRDPKQKLIDYQGESPDEQALAYAAASYGIVLVERTSGYVVIDVLGDRQRFDILGLHEFDSDRKRMSVIVGCPDKTVKLYVKGADSSMFGIINKSLELDNVRATEAHLHKYSSLGLRTLVVGMRELSQPEFEEWQLAYEKASTAVLGRGNLLRSIAANVECNIHILGASGIEDKLQDGVPEAIESLRQAGMKVWILTGDKQETAISIGYSCKLLTNDMTQIVINNNSKESCKRSLEEALARTKEHRVASSIGSPYPVLASESSGTVLALIVDGNSLVYILETELQEELFKVATECSVVLCCRVAPLQKAGIVALIKNRTDDMTLAIGDGANDVSMIQMADVGVGINGQEGGQAVMASDFSMGQFRFLVPLLLVHGHWNYQRMGYMILYNFYKNATFVLVLFWYVLYTSFTLTTAITEWSSLLYTVLYTSLPTIVVGILDKDLSKSTLLAYPKLYGSGQRNEKYNLNLFVLNMLEALWQSLVVFYIPYFAYRQSTIGMSSLGDLWALASVIVVNMQLAMDIIRWNWIIHAFVWGTIAATVICLFVIDSIWVLPGYGAIYHIMGQGLFWLLLLIIVVTAMVPHFAIKAFSEHFVPSDIQIGREIEKFEALNQVNHSEIPMRTFS